The Arachis ipaensis cultivar K30076 chromosome B05, Araip1.1, whole genome shotgun sequence nucleotide sequence TGCATCTCTTTCACAAGATGGTTTCCATGAACCCTTTGCCATCTGTGAGGGACTTTACCTTATTGTTTAGCTCTATTGTTAAGATGAAGCATTACACAGCTGCCATTTCGTTAATCAAACACTTGTTCTCCTTAGGACTCAAATCTAATATCTATACACTCAGTATTGTTGTCAATTGTCTGTGCCATTTGAATCACACTCCCTTTGCCTTCTCTGTGGTTGGGACGATGTTCAAAATCGGCTTGGAGCCCGATGTGGTCACATTTAACACCATTGTTAATGGTCTTTGTATTGAAGGCAATGTGGATTATGCTATTTTGTTTGTTGACCACATGGATAACATGGGATATCAACCCGACGCCCACACGATTGGAGCAGTTATAAATGGATTGTGCAAGATGGGCGACACCCCTGCTGCCATTGCCATTCTAAGGAACACGGAAACAAGAAACTGCAAAGCAAGGGTTACTGTTGCCGGTTATACCACAATTGTGGATAGTCTTTGCAAGGATGGGATGGTATCCGAGGCTTTGAGTCTATTCTcggaaatgacaacaaaaggtcTTCAACCCGATACCATCACTTACAATCGCTTGATTCAAGGACTCTGTACTTTCAGCAGATGGCAGGAGGCTGCGTCTTTACTGAGCGAGAGAAAACAAAAGGGAATTATGCCGGATACGCATACTTTTACTATTTTAATGGATGCTCTTTGTAAAGAGGGAAAGATTTCAAGTGCTAGAGCCATACTTGGTCAAATGGTTAGAATGGGAAAGGAGCCTGATGTTGTCACCTATAACTCAATGATTGCTGGTTTTTGTTTCCAAAGTCAAATGGAGGAGGCCATGAAAGTATTTGATTTGATGGTTCACAAGGGATGCCTACCGAACAGCAACACTTATACTTCATTAATCCATGGGTGGTGCAAGATCAAAAGCATTGATAAGGCTATTTATCTATTGGATGAAATGGTCCATAAAGGTTTAAATCTGAATGTTGTGACTTGGAATACTCTTATCCATGGATTTTGCAAAGTGGGTAAACCGTTAGCTGCTAAAGAATTGTTTTTTACAATGCACAAATTTGGTCAATATCCTGATCTATCGAGCTGTGCCACTATATTGGATGGCCTATTCAAATGTCATTTGTTTTCTGATGCAATATCATTATTTAGAGAAATTGAGAAGAATAATTTGGATCTTAATATTGAAATTTACAATGTGGTGCTCGATGGAATGTGCCGTGCTGGAAAACTGAATGATGTGTGTGAACTCTTCTCTTATCTGCCAGCAAAAGGCTTGAAACCTGATGTATATACTTATACAATCATGATCCAAGGTCTATGTTGGGAAGGACTTCTGATTGATGCTGAAGAGTTACTGATGAGTATGGAAGAGGATGGCTGCTTGCCCAATTCCTGCACATATAATGTATTGGTTCAAGGATTACTGAGAAGAAATGATGTTTCGAAGTCAGTAAAATATCTTCGgattatgaaagaaaaaggttATGCAGCAGATGCTAGAACCATGGAATTTCTTGTAGATTACCTCTCTACGCACAAAGGAGAGAATGCTTTTCAAGAACTTGTGCAGAAAATTGTTTGAATATATCAATATAACCTCTTAATTGTTTCTTTGAATTGAGGATTTGATGTTTgtgtaaaaactaaaaactgatACTCGCATGCTGCTTTTTGTTTTCAAATTGGACCCAGCAGAGCAAGAATCTCCTTCCTGAGAAGGTTATGCAATGTATTATTCTAGTCATGTACTTCGTTTTAAATACGAATATATTAAGGTACAATTTGGAaaacaacttaattaaacatttaaacttcttttaaaaaaatagtctaaacaataaatgcttatattaaaagtaacttataaataagttattttgtatttaattttttagttctAGAAGTATTTATAACTTAATTaaaacttcttttaaaaaaatagtctaaacaataaatgcttatattaaaagtaacttataaataagttattttgtatttaatttttaatttctaaaagtgtttattttaaaagaaatgtgataacaaaaaaaattttattatgagagaagttattttttttaatttctccaAAAGCACTTAAATAGCTTCTTAAAAAGCTAcaatttagttttgaaaattaTACCATACATtaataatactatttttcataagtcaaaaactcaaaaaagTAACTTTTGAATCTTCTCAAACAGGCCCTAAGTTAAACCTATTTGATTTCTAATATGGTATTATTATGGTATTtagtatttaatttaattataatatcTACTAATATTCTTTTTCTAATAAATACTTGAAGAATTTAATGAGTCATGCCAAAAAATAGACGAGAGACTGTTATATAATTATGTctgatgaaaaaaaattaaatgttgggattattaatttttttggaactAAAATGTCGCTTTTAAAAATTTTGGAGactgatttggataattattCTGCCAAAAAATGAATTGAAGACTAATTTGTCTGGAATAaaattttagagatatttttgtgtattaatttttttagagactaaaatatccacttttaaaatctttgaaaaatgatttggataattactctaAATTTTAATTACCAATTGTAAACTATTTCTTTGAAACATATCGGTAGAAAAGAATTTTACtacaaatttaaaacttttttccaaaaaaataaaatttaatggtAATAAATGATAATAGaccaaaaattagagaaaatggCACTCTCTTTTTTTagactatatattttttttacgaaaattaaataacatacactttaatttatttaattaaaatattttttaataattatttttatatataaattagtgataattattttattaattttaaaaaaataaataattatataaaatatagggcaatttacttatttaaataaattggCAGAATCCTTTACCTAAATGTGCAAAACGGATTGTTGTTACCTGCATGTGCAAAAACCCATTTTTATGTAATCCGTGGCAACCCACCACGGTTTCCAAACGTGCATAAACCGTGGCAGGTCCCAGCGATTTAGGGGCAAAAACTATTGAGTGTAAACCGTGGTaagtcaccacggtttatgagNNNNNNNNNNNNNNNNNNNNNNNNNNNNNNNNNNNNNNNNNNNNNNNNNNNNNNNNNNNNNNNNNNNNNNNNNNNNNNNNNNNNNNNNNNNNNNNNNNNNNNNNNNNNNNNNNNNNNNNNNNNNNNNNNNNNNNNNNNNNNNNNNNNNNNNNNNNNNNNNNNNNNNNNNNNNNNNNNNNNNNNNNNNNNNNNNNNNNNNNNNNNNNNNNNNNNNNNNNNNNNNNNNNNNNNNNNNNNNNNNNNNNNNNNNNNNNNNNNNNNNNNNNNNNNNNNNNNNNNNNNNNNNNNNNNNNNNNNNNNNNNNNNNNNNNNNNNNNNNNNNNNNNNNNNNNNNNNNNNNNNNNNNNNNNNNNNNNNNNNNNNNNNNNNNNNNNNNNNNNNNNNNNNNNNNNNNNNNNNNNNNNNNNNNNNNNNNNNNNNNNNNNNNNNNNNNNNNNNNNNNNNNNNNNNNNNNNNNNNNNNNNNNNNTAAATAATactttatgtttatgtctttttTTACTATGTGGTTGCGATGCAAAAGTGGAAAAACAAATACTAAATTTGGCCTAGATTTTTTCAGTTTTTCCATAAACCTCCTTTTCGTTGGTCGATTGAGATTTTGACCTTCCAATCCCTCTTGAAAGGGGCCATGAACTCTTCTCTTTGCTAGTATTAATGTATTATGGTACTCTTTGGTTATGGAGAAACA carries:
- the LOC107644647 gene encoding putative pentatricopeptide repeat-containing protein At1g12700, mitochondrial isoform X1, with amino-acid sequence MLRSSAKASLRFFRQQSQSQFGNLSHPKPYLIPITLSYTTDIDAIKDRPLLLYSIRNLQNLDSALHLFHKMVSMNPLPSVRDFTLLFSSIVKMKHYTAAISLIKHLFSLGLKSNIYTLSIVVNCLCHLNHTPFAFSVVGTMFKIGLEPDVVTFNTIVNGLCIEGNVDYAILFVDHMDNMGYQPDAHTIGAVINGLCKMGDTPAAIAILRNTETRNCKARVTVAGYTTIVDSLCKDGMVSEALSLFSEMTTKGLQPDTITYNRLIQGLCTFSRWQEAASLLSERKQKGIMPDTHTFTILMDALCKEGKISSARAILGQMVRMGKEPDVVTYNSMIAGFCFQSQMEEAMKVFDLMVHKGCLPNSNTYTSLIHGWCKIKSIDKAIYLLDEMVHKGLNLNVVTWNTLIHGFCKVGKPLAAKELFFTMHKFGQYPDLSSCATILDGLFKCHLFSDAISLFREIEKNNLDLNIEIYNVVLDGMCRAGKLNDVCELFSYLPAKGLKPDVYTYTIMIQGLCWEGLLIDAEELLMSMEEDGCLPNSCTYNVLVQGLLRRNDVSKSVKYLRIMKEKGYAADARTMEFLVDYLSTHKGENAFQELVQKIV
- the LOC107644647 gene encoding putative pentatricopeptide repeat-containing protein At1g12700, mitochondrial isoform X2; its protein translation is MLRSSAKASLRFFRQQSQSQFGNVDYAILFVDHMDNMGYQPDAHTIGAVINGLCKMGDTPAAIAILRNTETRNCKARVTVAGYTTIVDSLCKDGMVSEALSLFSEMTTKGLQPDTITYNRLIQGLCTFSRWQEAASLLSERKQKGIMPDTHTFTILMDALCKEGKISSARAILGQMVRMGKEPDVVTYNSMIAGFCFQSQMEEAMKVFDLMVHKGCLPNSNTYTSLIHGWCKIKSIDKAIYLLDEMVHKGLNLNVVTWNTLIHGFCKVGKPLAAKELFFTMHKFGQYPDLSSCATILDGLFKCHLFSDAISLFREIEKNNLDLNIEIYNVVLDGMCRAGKLNDVCELFSYLPAKGLKPDVYTYTIMIQGLCWEGLLIDAEELLMSMEEDGCLPNSCTYNVLVQGLLRRNDVSKSVKYLRIMKEKGYAADARTMEFLVDYLSTHKGENAFQELVQKIV